The following are encoded in a window of Mycobacterium sp. ELW1 genomic DNA:
- the dprA gene encoding DNA-processing protein DprA, translating to MTDDARTLSWAYLSRVAEPPCDEIAALVGDVGPVDAARRVAGGEVSDALRERTAARRDINAAEADLALLERRGGRLITPDDDEWPTLAFAGFGGSAVRERPHGRPPIAMWAIGPARLDEVAERAAAIVGTRAASAYGEHVAADLAAGLAEQDVTVVSGGAYGIDGVAHRAVLAAEGQTVAVLAGGIDVLYPAGHSSLLHRIGNSGLLLTEYPPGVRPARHRFLTRNRLVAALGTATVVVEAGVRSGAANTAAWARALGRVVCAVPGPVTSAASIGCHTLLRNGAELVTRAEEVVELVGRAGEFADEQPRPVGPLDGLSAPEKQVYEALPARGLLSADDIAVASGLAPTAVLGPLAMLEIAGLARREDGCWRLTRRPA from the coding sequence GTGACGGACGACGCCAGGACGCTGTCATGGGCGTACCTGTCCAGGGTCGCCGAACCACCCTGTGACGAGATCGCCGCGCTGGTCGGCGACGTCGGCCCGGTGGATGCCGCCCGCCGCGTCGCCGGGGGCGAGGTCAGTGATGCGTTACGGGAGCGAACCGCCGCCCGGCGCGACATCAATGCAGCTGAGGCAGACCTGGCTCTGCTCGAGCGGCGCGGCGGCCGCCTGATCACGCCCGACGACGACGAGTGGCCAACCCTGGCATTCGCAGGCTTCGGCGGATCCGCGGTGCGGGAAAGGCCGCACGGGCGACCACCGATCGCGATGTGGGCGATCGGCCCGGCCCGGCTCGACGAGGTCGCGGAGCGGGCCGCGGCCATCGTGGGGACGCGGGCGGCGTCTGCGTACGGCGAACACGTCGCCGCCGACCTGGCCGCGGGATTGGCCGAGCAGGACGTCACCGTGGTCTCGGGCGGCGCATACGGCATCGACGGCGTGGCGCACCGAGCCGTGCTCGCAGCCGAGGGGCAGACGGTGGCGGTGCTGGCCGGCGGCATCGACGTGCTCTACCCGGCCGGCCATTCGTCGCTGCTGCACCGGATCGGTAATTCCGGCCTGCTGCTCACGGAATACCCGCCGGGCGTGCGCCCCGCGCGGCACCGCTTCCTCACCCGCAATCGGCTGGTGGCGGCGCTGGGTACGGCCACCGTGGTGGTGGAGGCCGGTGTTCGCAGCGGGGCGGCGAACACCGCCGCGTGGGCACGGGCGCTCGGCCGGGTGGTGTGTGCCGTGCCCGGGCCGGTGACCTCGGCGGCGTCGATCGGCTGCCACACCTTGCTGCGCAACGGTGCCGAGCTGGTGACGCGAGCCGAAGAGGTCGTCGAATTGGTAGGTCGGGCGGGCGAATTCGCCGACGAGCAGCCGCGTCCGGTTGGCCCACTCGATGGCCTGAGCGCCCCTGAGAAGCAGGTGTACGAGGCGCTGCCGGCCCGCGGACTGCTCAGCGCCGATGACATCGCGGTGGCATCCGGCCTGGCGCCTACCGCGGTGCTCGGTCCGCTGGCGATGTTGGAGATCGCCGGGTTGGCCCGCCGCGAGGACGGCTGCTGGCGGCTGACGCGCAGGCCGGCCTGA
- a CDS encoding siderophore-interacting protein codes for MAGRPLHTFQVIGTEQLAPHMVRVVLGGTGFDTFTPGEFTDSYVKFVFVRDDIDVASLPRPLTLDSFHELPAEHQPIVRTYTVRRVDPQARQITVDFVVHGEHGVAGPWAAAAKPGDTIYLMGPGGAYAPDPAADWHLFAGDEAGLPAISAALEALPPNAVGKAFIEVAGPEDEVELDAPESVAINWIYRGGRADLVGDDRAGDNAPLIEAVTTTLWLPGQVQVFIHGEAQAVMHNLRPYIRKERGVDAKWTSISGYWRRGRTEETFKQWKRELAEAEAGEG; via the coding sequence GTGGCGGGTCGACCACTACACACATTTCAGGTCATCGGCACCGAGCAGCTCGCGCCGCACATGGTGCGCGTCGTCCTCGGCGGCACCGGGTTCGACACGTTCACACCCGGTGAGTTCACCGACTCCTACGTCAAGTTCGTCTTCGTGCGCGACGACATCGACGTCGCGTCGCTGCCGCGCCCGCTGACGCTGGACAGCTTCCACGAGTTGCCGGCCGAGCATCAGCCCATCGTGCGCACCTATACGGTGCGCCGGGTCGACCCGCAGGCCCGCCAGATCACCGTCGACTTCGTGGTCCACGGCGAGCACGGTGTGGCCGGACCCTGGGCGGCGGCCGCCAAACCCGGTGACACCATCTACCTGATGGGGCCCGGCGGGGCATACGCACCCGACCCGGCCGCCGACTGGCATCTGTTCGCCGGCGACGAGGCAGGACTTCCCGCCATCAGCGCAGCCCTGGAAGCGTTGCCGCCCAACGCTGTTGGCAAGGCATTCATCGAAGTTGCCGGGCCCGAGGATGAAGTCGAGCTCGACGCGCCGGAATCCGTGGCCATCAACTGGATCTACCGCGGCGGGCGCGCCGACCTCGTCGGCGACGACCGGGCCGGTGACAACGCACCGCTGATCGAGGCCGTCACCACCACTTTGTGGCTACCGGGCCAGGTCCAGGTCTTCATCCACGGTGAAGCCCAAGCCGTCATGCACAATCTGCGCCCCTACATCCGCAAGGAGCGCGGCGTCGACGCCAAGTGGACCTCCATCTCCGGCTATTGGCGGCGCGGCCGCACCGAAGAGACGTTCAAACAGTGGAAGCGTGAACTCGCCGAGGCCGAAGCCGGGGAGGGCTAA
- a CDS encoding YifB family Mg chelatase-like AAA ATPase → MALGRAYSVAVRGLDGEIVEIEADITAGLPGVYLVGLPDAALRESRDRVRAAITNCGNEWPMSRLTLALSPATLAKAGSLYDIAIAAAVLSASHKKPWDRLEKSVLLGELALDGRIRSVRGVLPAVLAAKRQGWPTVVVPVANLAEASLVDGIEVLGAQTLRQLQGWLTGKAALADRVDTPAPHADSVADLADVVGQTHARFAVEVAAAGAHHLMLTGPPGVGKTMLAQRLPGLLPELTEREALEVTAIHSVVGMLSETTPLITRPPFIAPHHSSSVAALVGGGSGMARPGAVSRAHRGVLFLDECAEIRVSVLESLRTPLEDGEIRLARRDGVACYPARFQLVMAANPCACAQTDPKDCICTSVEKRRYLGKLSGPLMDRVDLRVEMHMVRAGAFAPDAAEPTAAVRDRVAQARAAAAERWRRYGFTTNAEVTGSVLRRKFRLDATAMAPLKTALERGVLSIRGVDRSLRVAWTLADLAGRTAPNIDDVAVALSFRQGGAKP, encoded by the coding sequence ATGGCGTTGGGGCGGGCCTACTCTGTCGCGGTGCGGGGCCTCGACGGCGAGATCGTCGAGATCGAGGCCGACATCACCGCGGGGCTCCCCGGGGTGTACCTGGTGGGGCTGCCCGACGCTGCGCTCCGCGAGTCCCGGGACCGGGTACGGGCGGCAATCACCAACTGCGGCAACGAGTGGCCGATGTCGCGACTGACGTTGGCGCTGTCGCCGGCGACGTTGGCCAAGGCCGGCTCGCTGTACGACATCGCGATCGCCGCCGCGGTGCTCTCCGCAAGCCATAAGAAGCCGTGGGATCGGTTGGAGAAGTCGGTGCTGCTGGGCGAGCTGGCTCTCGACGGCCGGATCCGGTCGGTGCGCGGCGTGCTCCCGGCCGTCCTGGCGGCCAAACGACAAGGCTGGCCCACCGTGGTGGTGCCGGTTGCCAACCTCGCTGAAGCGAGCCTGGTCGACGGCATCGAAGTCCTTGGCGCCCAGACACTGCGGCAGCTGCAAGGCTGGTTGACGGGAAAGGCCGCCCTCGCCGATCGCGTGGACACACCGGCGCCGCACGCCGACTCGGTTGCCGACCTGGCTGACGTGGTGGGCCAGACGCACGCCCGGTTCGCTGTCGAGGTGGCCGCCGCAGGTGCGCATCACCTTATGCTCACCGGACCGCCGGGTGTGGGGAAAACCATGCTGGCCCAACGGCTTCCCGGGCTGCTACCGGAACTGACCGAACGTGAGGCGCTGGAGGTGACGGCGATCCATTCGGTGGTCGGAATGTTGTCCGAGACCACCCCGCTGATCACTCGCCCGCCGTTCATCGCGCCGCATCACTCGTCGAGTGTGGCCGCCCTGGTCGGTGGCGGCTCGGGCATGGCTCGTCCCGGTGCCGTCAGTCGCGCACATCGGGGTGTGCTCTTCCTCGACGAATGCGCCGAGATTCGAGTCAGCGTCCTCGAATCCCTGCGAACCCCGTTGGAAGACGGTGAGATTCGGCTTGCCCGCCGTGACGGGGTGGCGTGCTACCCCGCGCGGTTTCAGCTCGTGATGGCGGCCAACCCGTGCGCCTGCGCACAGACCGACCCGAAAGACTGCATCTGCACGTCAGTGGAGAAGCGTCGTTATCTCGGCAAGCTGTCCGGGCCACTGATGGATCGAGTGGACCTGCGGGTCGAAATGCACATGGTGCGTGCCGGTGCGTTCGCACCGGATGCGGCGGAACCCACTGCCGCTGTGCGAGATCGGGTTGCCCAGGCACGCGCGGCAGCTGCCGAACGGTGGCGCCGATACGGTTTCACCACCAACGCCGAAGTCACCGGGTCGGTGCTGCGCCGGAAGTTCCGGCTCGACGCCACCGCGATGGCGCCGCTGAAGACCGCACTCGAACGCGGGGTGCTCAGCATCCGGGGCGTCGACCGCTCACTGCGGGTCGCGTGGACCTTGGCGGATCTGGCCGGACGCACTGCACCGAACATCGATGACGTGGCGGTGGCATTGAGCTTCCGTCAGGGAGGAGCAAAGCCGTGA